Below is a genomic region from Dyella terrae.
TCTCGGAGGCGGAGTTCGGGTACAGGAACAGACGGTAGAGGTTGGAGTAGAGCGTCGTCAGCTCATCATCGCTGGCGCCCTTGACCTCGACGATGCCCAGTTGCTCGTCCCAGATCTTCTGGGCACGGTCTTTGACGGTATCGAACGTGTCGCTGGCAGCGATTTCCAGTTCGAGATTCCTGCGTGCCTGATCGATGCTGAGCAGTGACGTCGCGACGCGCAGCGTGACCTCTTTGGTCTTGCGCGTATCGAAACCGATCCATGCCGTGACGGCATCGCGACCTTCTCCCGTCAGGCGGCCGCTCTCGCGTATGGGCTGGTCGGCCACGGCATAGAAGAACAGGCGCGTGGCGCCGGTGGACAGTCGGCTCTTGACGTCCGAGTAGCCGCTGAAGCTGTTGGACGCGGCATCGATGGTGACGCTGCCATGGTTGTCGCGGTTGTCCAGGATCAACTGCGAGCGGTTTCCCTCGAATCGAAAGCGGAACATGGCCGCGTGATCCGTCGGCGTCACTTCTGCCCGGATACCGTTGTCGAACTGAACGCGATAGACATAGGGGTGCGCGTCTTCCATGTCGTGGGAAAACGACAGCGCGCGTTTTTCCCGATTGGCCGATGGCGCACCTTGTTCGACGGCCGCAGGCATCAGCTGGAACGTCTGGCGGTCACCCATCCACGGACTGGGTTCGTGGGACAGCGCCAGCGCTTCAAGGCGTGGCCGGTTCTGGTCGTTATTGCGTTCCTGGTACTGGTAGATCCAGTTCGCGCCGGCGTTGGTGACTGGGGTCCAGAAGTTGAAGCCGTGGGGCAGGGCCGTTGCGGGGAAGTTGTTGCCGCGGGAGAAGTTGCCGTTGGAGTTAGTGCCGCGCAGGGTGTTTACCCGGTCGCTGGGACGACGGACGGTATTGGCAGGCGCGAACATCTCGATCCGGATGCTGTCGATATAGCCCTCAAAGGCGCCCGCTGGCCCGTTGTGCACCAGTTCCACGGCGCGGAGACGCCTGCCCTCCGGCATCCTTCCCAAATCGACGCTGACGTAGTTCCACTGGTCGGGGTAGAGCACGCGTGCATCGCCCTGTGCCCTGGCGTCCAGGGCGACACGGTGTTGATCTTTGGTGCCCATACCGGACAGGCGCGTGCCGTCGTCGAACAGCAGATCGACGGCAATGTAGTTGGCGAGGTTGCGCAGGTCGCCCGGCACGGACTGCGGGAATACGACATAGCTCAGGCGCAGGTAATCGCCCGACCGGTCAGGGATGTCGTAAAGACGAATGCGCTGCTCGCCTTCCTGGTTACCCATGTAGTGGAGCGAATGCAGACCGTCGAAGCCGACGCCGGGCTTGGCGGTTAGTGCGACTTTCGTGGAAGGGCCCCCCGCGATGGCCACGCCGAACTGGGCGTTGCCATGTTCGGCGGGGTCGGAGGCCGGCTTCTCGAAGGAAAAGAACAGATCGGCTGAGGGCGCGAACGCCTTCGCCGCGCAGGCCAGGGCCAGTCCGGCCGCTACGGCAGCCACAAGGGCCGTATATCCCCAAACTCGAGCCATGCGCCTGTCATCCCCTCGGTGGTCGGCAGGCCCGCTCAAAGGGACCTGTCTCGGCAAGTTTTCCCCGATTTAAATCGTTCTAAATTGACGCTGTCAAATGGCGGTGCAGCATGCCGCAGAGGGCTGGGCTCACTTTTCGATGCGGTAGTTCAGGCTTGCCCGGTTGAAATCCGTGGCATTGAGCGCCTCGAAGTTCCAGCGGTGATTGAAGATGTAGCGCAGCGTGATCACCTGGCCCGGATCAAACAGGCCGACGCCGTAGCTCAGGTACAGGCGGGGCGAGAGGTACTTGCCGACGGTGAAGGCGGAGCCGCCGCCGATCGCATCATTCGCCTGCACGCCGATGTCGTCCACGCCCATCCTGGCGCCGATGGTCTTGGCCAGCATGTCTCCGGCGGCCGAGCCCAGTGCCTGAGCTGCCGCGCCCACGGCGCTGCCTTCGCCGCCTTTCACCTGCGACAGCGGCTTGCCCGTGATGAGGTAGGAGAGGGCGTCGGATTGCTCCATGACGGGATTGGAGAACACCGTCAGCACGGGACGCTTGGCCGTGCCGGTGATCTGCAGGCCCACTTTCTGGCCTTCGTCGATGGTGGCGTTCGGATTGAGGTTGCGTACCGCGCGGATATCCAGGCCGGGGTTGTCGATGGGCGTGGTCGCGAACAGCAGGCGTCCCTGCTCGATATGCAGGTTCTGGCCGTGCGCGCGATAGGTACCGTCGACGGTGATCTGCCCCTGGCCGGTGGTGGCCGTGCCGGGGCGTTCGCGAACGCGCAGCTGGCCGCTGAGGTTGCCGTCCAGGCCCATGCCGACGAGATGCGTCTTGTTGCCCAGGTTGACCGCGATGTCGGCCATGATCGGCAGCTTCGAGGCCTTCTCAGCCTGTTGATCTTCGTCGACGATGACGACGTCGGGCGAGGCCTGCGTCGCGCCGCCACCGGGTAGTTTGTCCACATCGATATCGGCGCTGTCGAGCGTGACGGACCCGCCCACGGTGATGCCTTTTTCGTTCTGGTCCAGCGTGAGGTCGGGCGAGACCACGACCACCGCAGCCGGGATGTTGGTGGCGGTGAACTGGCTCCCCTTCACGGTGATGGCGGCATTGCCGCCTTCGCCCAGGCGCGCCGTGCCGGCGACGGTGAGCGAGCCCTTGCCCGATTGCACGGTGCCGTCAACGCGGAAGTTCTGCGCATCGGTGGTGGTGATCGCGACGTGGCCTTCCTTGAGCTTCAGGCCAGCGTTGGGAATCTCGGTGGCAAATCCGTCGAGCACGGCCTGGCCTCGAATCGCAGGCTGTTTCACGGTGCCGCCGAGCAGGAAGTCGCCGTCCAGCTTACCCTTCACGTTATCCAGTTCGCTGGTAAACATTTCGACCAGCGCGAGATTGGTGACGTGCAGGCGCACCTGTCCATCCAGCGCCTGTTGCGCACCGGTGATGCCGATCTGGCCATCGAGCAGGCCGTCATTGCTCAGATTGGCGTGGATGTTGAACCGCTGGCTGTTTGGCGTGAGGTTCGCGTTGAGCGCGAGGTTGCGGTAGGTGAGGATGGGTCGATCCGCGTGCTGCACCAGGGTGATGCTGCCTTGCGTGGAGGTGATGCTGGCCTGGCCGTTGAGTGCGCCGGCGGCGTTGCGCTTGATGTTGCCGCTGCCTTCGAGCACGCCATCGGCGCGCATGGGCATGTCCTTGCTTTCGACCATCGTCATGATCAGCGCAAGCGGCAGCGAGCGCAGGTTGTAGCTCGCGTCGAGATTGCCGGCCTTGTCCTGTTTGGCGTTGACGCAAAGCTGCGGTTCGCCGCCGGACAGGCAAAGGTCGGACAGGCTCATGGCCCCATCGTTGTAGGCAAGCTTCGATGGTGCCGTGAGGCGGAACGGCGGGAGATGCTGCGCTTCGAGCGTCAGCGTGGACAGGGTGCCGTTCCAGTTTTTCTCCTTCAGCGAACCGTTCAACGCGATCTGCGTGGACAACTGGGTGCCATGCGCGTCCAGATGGAGATTGTGGCGCTCGCCGGTGCCGTCGCCACGCAGGGAAATCTGCTGGAAAGCCAGGCCGCCAGCTTCAACGGTGGTCGCGGTGACATCGAGCTTGCCGCCCGGTGTGCTGATGTCCGGCACGTCGGCCGTCAGTTGCAGGGCAGCGACTTTCTCGTCGCCATAGCCGAGCGAGCGTCCATGCAGCTGACCATTCACGCTGAGCTTCGGATACAGGCCGCGAACACGGAAATCGCCCTGGAGTGCGCCGCCACTGTTGGGCAGCCAGTCGGCGAGCGAGGCGACGGCCAGTTGCAGCTGGATGTCGTTGCTTTTGCCGGGCTTGGCCTCGACGGTGATGGTGCTGCTGCCGCTGGCCAGTTGCAGCTTGCCATCGACGACGTTCGACGGTGCGAGGTGCAGTTTGCCTTCGCCGCGTAGTTGTCGTTCGCGCAGTCGGCCGGTGAGTTTGCGAATCTCCAGCGTCGCGTCAGGCTGATTCTTCGGCAGGGTGCCTTCAGTGGCGATGTCGAAATCCATCGAGCCGCCCCAGCCGGCGA
It encodes:
- a CDS encoding translocation/assembly module TamB domain-containing protein; translation: MTDHTQQPAPRPRRRWLRWTLLSLLGLLVVLACFVGWLIGTSSGLRFALARAQGFTDGALSVKHAQGRLVGPLDIEGLRYNDGKAVDVTVAKAHLDLRVLPLLRKSAHVLDLNVDGVDVALKTTPPEPPTESSFSLKPPLDLILDRIHVGSVKVTQDGAPVFASNSLDLAGSWTSQGIELHQLSLKAPDGNADLQGQLSAMGQYKGQGKAVFAWRVAGTDYAGALEAQGDGKNATVTLKLTLPMPAELHLQLQQSGAYPWTAKLDAPTFDPKVLLGESSLKQLGVSLQGSGDRRSGTVNGRVELNDYQLDLKPLQARFSEDLKTLELQQLALASPQFTGSANVHGTVALSDQPVSANLDVSWDNVRLPATLVGQDLDTKGKLLARGSADRFHAEGEVQAGPPSQLSKFTLNIDGTPKLITLNSLAIQGPKSGHMDAKGSLTLQPEFGWNLQAQAEKLDPGQIFAGWGGSMDFDIATEGTLPKNQPDATLEIRKLTGRLRERQLRGEGKLHLAPSNVVDGKLQLASGSSTITVEAKPGKSNDIQLQLAVASLADWLPNSGGALQGDFRVRGLYPKLSVNGQLHGRSLGYGDEKVAALQLTADVPDISTPGGKLDVTATTVEAGGLAFQQISLRGDGTGERHNLHLDAHGTQLSTQIALNGSLKEKNWNGTLSTLTLEAQHLPPFRLTAPSKLAYNDGAMSLSDLCLSGGEPQLCVNAKQDKAGNLDASYNLRSLPLALIMTMVESKDMPMRADGVLEGSGNIKRNAAGALNGQASITSTQGSITLVQHADRPILTYRNLALNANLTPNSQRFNIHANLSNDGLLDGQIGITGAQQALDGQVRLHVTNLALVEMFTSELDNVKGKLDGDFLLGGTVKQPAIRGQAVLDGFATEIPNAGLKLKEGHVAITTTDAQNFRVDGTVQSGKGSLTVAGTARLGEGGNAAITVKGSQFTATNIPAAVVVVSPDLTLDQNEKGITVGGSVTLDSADIDVDKLPGGGATQASPDVVIVDEDQQAEKASKLPIMADIAVNLGNKTHLVGMGLDGNLSGQLRVRERPGTATTGQGQITVDGTYRAHGQNLHIEQGRLLFATTPIDNPGLDIRAVRNLNPNATIDEGQKVGLQITGTAKRPVLTVFSNPVMEQSDALSYLITGKPLSQVKGGEGSAVGAAAQALGSAAGDMLAKTIGARMGVDDIGVQANDAIGGGSAFTVGKYLSPRLYLSYGVGLFDPGQVITLRYIFNHRWNFEALNATDFNRASLNYRIEK